One stretch of Daphnia pulicaria isolate SC F1-1A chromosome 6, SC_F0-13Bv2, whole genome shotgun sequence DNA includes these proteins:
- the LOC124342264 gene encoding vitellogenin-2-like yields the protein MARLSLLALALLLVAGSCRAEGLFEDGQEYQYSYLTFTTTGVRDPTPSGSSFGIRGNLLIQKQAGEAIVKLSDVTLGMHNGPDTLLSTVKFLKKPELVLLEKPFKISFLNGKITGFDADASDAEWSINIKKGLATKLQMDVVAGEIGKGDTAFLRTVEDTVVGTCNTTYSFGGSEKGRLMLIKQRTQSECTNVPRMGHNSFGATNCAGKSQDELVATTQLYYQLSRGASSNTAKAHIISSFGYQVLQWHPPAGSPFYNLANTTLVLKSSGPIAKPISASGLTKHYGSLRYTLKRPIPTPEDIDLAREEDFLHPEEPQSQQALRAKAVPTLTKLKEVIGSSALNDETLLDPTAMAALQLFQAMSLESLKAVWKNVESDEELKNLFTEMIPLTGTNPAALLIKELVLGGKLSEMEARRMVAFLPYYLRMPSEKLLTSWEDLLKESPSIKTKELRGAIALAFGHLVGVTCGGNKLRPCKTDTINKYTRMSYEAFKSAKTHPEMIVALSTLRNTNLLPAIERLIPHVKSGSVPHAVRPHVIFALQPIAAVNRNKFLSAVLPLILNATETTEIRIAAISTLFRVQPTFLELQQLIAGAIWERNQEVLNFMMTTFRNYADSKNPCIKPIANQLQLLLRRVAHIKTNFFRSSNRVFDFQDQKYGFGGGLQLATIYGEESRAPLIISGRANYRVSEFNYVPLEIMIRLEGVEDAYVRLFRKLDPKDFKLDTLKDLLQKTMKIVPRQQAPMKMEILLRSQGYTLMYRHMAMEEIAGLMEGKGLVEMISRGLKLTRSMVMLGGQHISWRANDVGLPVGVGLSTPGFARHQLAYGNVNQPNKLGRSILADLDVTLQVVTYMVAYNPLGVSQGIIKARGSRVHLPANILVGFSPSDSQVEIKMNTPTEEKPLSYLFTSKTAAFMWGKDDSKALSYLKDTCSECEPKALVTRGEQFRKGQVVRENINELLGMESHVEVYNCETYTGKASIAKVMYESFKPSEINSHGSVPGFLVMGFMQMRNYFYQYPPTGACSMKAVLHRTQVNPAEAIEIKLKMDSAVPTGKKAAPGKTFSNVKGAVTLLGSPERKWNVEVNIEKEPFNVKSQVAVKIARLANPGLKVPSRALCVNVKTAWANLPEDIFETPSTIEPSVQREVSFVWGEAPSDQCPKANAKDISTIMVKVQGNITEAQREAATSRNTYPYDRCDLDRNDAGRSGIVGPMTQACYEAVLHYATPRSYVLDIHYANLSPRGQMALARVDTMLKASLLPYWSMHAPHGPTATAKKVIGAGHIELKLDVNEDDVDLHVHTDVMHSHYENVDILKNLGMALRNARLPMSQMFAIKAGFVGICDVAPKAVVTFDNVTMNADLPTCYTLISADCSPTPRYAVFAKKTTGPSLPLAVKIYAGGHTLELNPVASGVEVKANDKVVKVENNKPYVLADKDNVIQYIVVSKIGARYFVQVPVLKLTFRYTGDDITSMIPATHRAQHCGLCGDYNGQFSRELVSPSGCNVKDATDLARSYVLRDNKCKESIPVPPCVAEPISVGERKTRSVGIVGHMDKFIRS from the exons ATGGCACGTCTGAGCCTGTTGGCCCTCGCTCTTCTTCTCGTCGCCGGCAGCTGCCGTGCGGAAG GTTTGTTTGAGGATGGTCAAGAATACCAGTACAGTTACCTTACTTTCACTACAACCGGCGTTCGTGACCCCACTCCATCTGGCTCCTCTTTCGGCATCCGCGGCAACTTGCTCATCCAGAAACAAGCCGGAGAAGCCATCGTCAAG CTTTCAGATGTGACCTTAGGTATGCACAATGGCCCCGACACTCTTCTGTCGACCGTCAAGTTCTTGAAGAAGCCCGAGTTGGTTTTGTTGGAGAAAcccttcaaaatttctttcctgAATGGAAAG ATTACCGGATTCGATGCTGACGCTTCAGATGCCGAATGGTCCATCAACATCAAGAAGGGTTTGGCCACCAAGTTGCAAATGGACGTCGTTGCCGGAGAAATCGGCAAGGGCGACACTGCTTTCTTGCGTACTGTTgag GACACTGTCGTCGGTACCTGTAACACTACCTACTCGTTCGGAGGTTCTGAAAAGGGTCGCTTGATGCTGATTAAGCAACGCACTCAGAGCGAATGCACCAACGTTCCTCGTATGGGTCACAACAGCTTCGGAGCCACCAACTGTGCTGGTAAATCACAGGATGAGCTCGTCGCCACCACTCAGCTTTACTACCAGCTTAGCCGTGGAGCAAGCAGCAACACTGCCAAGGCCCACATCATCTCATCTTTCGGTTACCAGGTTCTCCAATGGCACCCACCTGCAGGCTCTCCTTTCTACAACTTGGCCAA CACTACTTTGGTTCTCAAGTCATCCGGCCCCATTGCCAAGCCCATCTCCGCTTCTGGCCTGACCAAGCACTATGGCAGCCTTCGTTACACCCTCAAGCGCCCTATCCCCACACCCGAGGATATCGACTTGGCTCGCGAGGAGGATTTCTTGCACCCCGAGGAACCCCAATCCCAACAAGCTCTCCGTGCTAAG GCTGTTCCCACTTTGACTAAGCTGAAGGAAGTCATTGGATCATCAGCCCTTAATGATGAAACTCTTTTGGATCCCACCGCTATGGCCGCCCTCCAGCTTTTCCAGGCAATGAGCTTGGAAAGTTTGAAAGCTGTctggaaaaatgttgaaagcgACGAGGAGCTCAA gaaCTTGTTCACCGAGATGATCCCACTTACTGGCACCAACCCCGCTGCTTTGTTGATCAAGGAATTGGTTCTGGGTGGCAAACTCAGCGAGATGGAAGCTCGTCGTATGGTTGCTTTCCTCCCCTATTACTTGCGCATGCCATCTGAGAAACTGTTGACCTCCTGGGAGGATCTCTTGAAGGAGAGCCCCAGCATCAAGACCAA ggaaTTGAGAGGTGCCATTGCTTTGGCTTTCGGTCATTTGGTTGGCGTCACCTGCGGTGGCAACAAATTGCGTCCCTGCAAGACCGACACCATCAACAAGTACACCCGCATGTCCTATGAAGCCTTCAAGTCGGCAAAGACCCACCCCGAGATGATCGTTGCCTTGAGCACTCTGCGCAACACCAACTTGCTCCCTGCCATTGAGCGTCTTATTCCTCACGTCAAGAGCGGCTCCGTTCCTCACGCCGTCCGCCCCCACGTCATCTTCGCCCTGCAGCCCATCGCCGCAGTGAACCGCAACAAGTTCTTGTCTGCTGTTCTCCCCCTGATCCTCAATGCCACCGAGACCACCGAGATCCGTATCGCCGCCATCTCTACCCTGTTCCGCGTTCAACCCACTTTCCTCGAGCTGCAACAGCTGATCGCTGGCGCCATTTGGGAACGCAATCAGGAAGTTCTTAACTTCATGATGACCACCTTCCGC AACTACGCCGATTCCAAGAATCCTTGCATCAAGCCTATCGCCAACCAACTGCAATTGTTGTTGCGTCGCGTCGCCCACATCAAAACCAACTTCTTCCGTTCCAGCAACCGCGTCTTCGACTTCCAAGACCAGAAATATGGTTTCGGTGGTGGTCTGCAACTTGCCACTATCTACGGTGAAGAGTCCCGCGCTCCCCTCATCATTTCCGGACGTGCCAACTATCGCGTTTCTGAATTCAACTACGTCCCTCTTGAGATCATGATTCGTTTGGAAG GTGTTGAGGATGCTTACGTCCGTCTCTTCCGCAAACTGGATCCCAAGGACTTCAAGCTGGATACTCTGAAGGATCTTTTGCAAAAGACCATGAAGATTGTTCCTCGCCAACAGGCTCCCATGAAGATGGAAATCTTGTTGCGCTCCCAAGGCTACACTTTGATGTACCGTCACATGGCCATGGAAGAAATCGCTGGACTGATGGAAGGAAAGGGATTGGTCGAGATGATCTCCCGTGGCTTGAAATTGACCCGCAGCATGGTCATGCTCGGCGGACAGCACATCAGCTGGAGGGCCAACGATGTCGGTCTGCCCGTCGGTGTCGGCCTGAGCACTCCTGGATTCGCTCGCCACCAGTTGGCATATGGCAACGTTAACCAGCCCAACAAGCTCGGCCGCTCCATCCTGGCCGATTTGGACGTCACTTTGCAAGTCGTCACTTACATGGTCGCCTACAATCCTCTCGGAGTTTCCCAGGGAATCATCAAGGCTCGCGGATCTCGCGTCCACTTGCCCGCCAACATTTTGGTCGGATTCTCTCCCTCCGACAGCCAAGTCGAAATCAAGATGAACACTCCCACCGAAGAGAAACCCCTGTCCTACCTGTTCACCAGCAAGACTGCCGCTTTCATGTGGGGCAAAGACGATTCTAAGGCTCTCTCTTACCTCAAGGATACTTGCTCCGAATGCGAACCCAAAGCTTTGGTAACCCGTGGAGAGCAATTCCGCAaag GACAAGTGGTTCGTGAAAACATCAACGAACTCTTGGGCATGGAATCCCACGTCGAAGTTTACAACTGCGAGACTTACACCGGCAAGGCCTCCATCGCCAAGGTGATGTACGAATCCTTCAAGCCCTCGGAAATCAACTCGCACGGTAGCGTGCCCGGTTTCCTCGTCATGGGATTCATGCAAATGCGCAACTACTTCTACCAATACCCACCCACTGGCGCCTGCTCCATGAAGGCTGTCCTGCACAGGACTCAAGTGAACCCTGCTGAAGCtattgaaatcaagttgaagATGGATTCTGCCGTCCCAACTGGCAAGAAGGCCGCTCCCGGCAAGACTTTCAGCAACGTCAAGGGTGCCGTCACTTTGTTGGGCTCCCCCGAACGCAAATGGAACGTCGAAGTCAACATTGAGAAGGAACCTTTCAACGTTAAATCACAGGTCGCTGTCAAGATTGCCCGTCTTGCCAACCCTGGACTTAAGGTTCCCAGCCGCGCTCTTTGCGTCAACGTCAAGACCGCCTGGGCTAATCTTCCCGAGGACATTTTCGAGACCCCGTCGACTATTGAGCCCTCCGTTCAGCGTGAAGTTTCCTTCGTGTGGGGTGAGGCTCCTTCCGACCAGTGCCCTAAGGCCAACGCCAAGGACATCTCCACCATTATGGTCAAGGTTCAGGGCAACATCACTGAAGCTCAACGTGAAGCCGCCACCAGCCGCAACACCTATCCTTATGATCGCTGCGATTTGGACCGCAATGATGCCGGCCGCTCTGGCATCGTTGGCCCAATGACCCAG GCTTGTTACGAAGCTGTCCTGCACTACGCCACTCCCCGTAGCTACGTTTTGGACATCCACTACGCCAACTTGTCTCCCCGTGGTCAGATGGCTCTCGCCCGTGTCGACACTATGCTGAAGGCCTCCTTGTTGCCCTACTGGAGCATGCATGCCCCTCATGGCCCCACTGCCACCGCCAAGAAGGTCATCGGTGCCGGTCACATTGAATTGAAGTTGGACGTTAACGAAGACGATGTTGATCTCCATGTCCACACCGATGTGATGCACAGCCACTACGAGAACGTGGATATCCTCAAGAACTTGGGCATGGCTCTGCGCAACGCCCGTCTGCCCATGTCGCAAATGTTCGCCATCAAGGCTGGTTTCGTCGGCATTTGCGACGTTGCCCCCAAGGCCGTCGTCACTTTCGACAATGTCACCATGAACGCTGACCTGCCCACCTGCTACACTCTCATCTCGGCCGACTGCTCTCCCACTCCTCGCTACGCAGTCTTCGCCAAGAAGACCACTGGCCCATCTCTTCCCTTGGCCGTCAAAATCTACGCCGGTGGCCACACCCTCGAACTGAACCCCGTCGCTAGCGGAGTCGAAGTTAAGGCCAACGACAAGGTCGTCAAGGTTGAAAACAACAAGCCCTACGTCTTGGCCGACAAGGACAACGTCATCCAGTACATTGTCGTCAGCAAGATTGGTGCCCGCTACTTTGTCCAGGTCCCAGTCCTCAAGTTGACCTTCCGTTACACTGGCGATGACATCACCAGCATGATCCCCGCCACCCACCGCGCTCAACATTGCGGTCTGTGCGGTGATTACAACGGCCAGTTCTCCCGCGAATTGGTCAGCCCGTCCGGCTGCAACGTCAAGGATGCCACCGACTTGGCCAGGTCTTACGTcttgagagacaacaagtgcAAGGAGAGCATCCCAGTTCCTCCCTGCGTCGCTGAACCCATCAGTGTTGGTGAAAGGAAGACCCGTTCCGTTGGAATTGTTGGTCATATGGATAAATTTATCCGTTCTTAA